In one window of Carassius auratus strain Wakin unplaced genomic scaffold, ASM336829v1 scaf_tig00215914, whole genome shotgun sequence DNA:
- the LOC113096417 gene encoding fucolectin-5-like has product MECKPTPDETHTYCSHTAYQLKPWWRLDLLDIYYIYNVTITNRGDGWLHETAGVEIRIGNSLENNGNNNPRCGVTSLVPAGSSVSFSCGGMEGRYVNMYIPKIQATLTLCEVEVYGT; this is encoded by the exons ATGGAAT GTAAACCCACTCCAGACGAAACCCATACATACTGTTCCCACACAGCATACCAGCTCAAGCCATGGTGGAGGCTGGACCTGTTGGATATTTACTACATTTACAACGTGACCATCACCAACAGAGGCGATGGCTGGCTGCATGAAACGGCTGGAGTAGAGATCCGCATCGGAAACTCTCTGGAGAACAACGGCAACAACAATCCCAG atgtGGTGTCACTTCACTTGTCCCAGCAGGCAGTTCTGTCAGTTTCTCTTGCGGTGGAATGGAAGGTCGTTATGTGAACATGTACATTCCTAAGATCCAGGCGACTCTCACGCTGTGTGAGGTGGAGGTTTATGGAACAG